The Liolophura sinensis isolate JHLJ2023 chromosome 6, CUHK_Ljap_v2, whole genome shotgun sequence genomic sequence AATTATTGATCAACAAAGGTCGACGGTTGAACAGCATTCATCGTGCAGCTGTCCGTCCGTCGGCATATCACTAGGAGAAATACAGAACGGTATTTGGCTACTTATATAGTCCTTGATATCTATCATAATAAATCTATAATATGTGAAAATTCATGCTGATTTCATACAGGCCGAATCACGATCACCTGCATGGTGCTATATGCATGAAGTGCAGCTAGGTGGCTTTCTCGCTTgtgaaaaaacatttcactgtatAATTGAACTGAAATCGATTTTCCCcttttttctttaattaattGTTTCTCGATAAAATTCAGTCTCATTTTATAACATGTTTGTTCTCCTCTATAGGTAAATTTGGCAAGACAGAGGAAAGACAAATATGTAATTGCAAACACGGTTTTATATAGCCACATGCAGTcgattttaaatgtttattttgtgtataaaaagATACAGATTGAATATACCATCGTATACGTATGTTGATATTTCAGACACTTCTCGTAGATCTAAAAATGGAAACCTGGGTCGGGTAGGCCTATGGAAGaagtaatgacaaaatcacaCAATTGTGACTCAGCGAAAACGATTTACTGATTTTCAGAAGTGCGAAAATGTCCCTTGTGTCTCATTTGTCTCTGATGGGGAATTTCAGATCACTACTATAGgtgaaacagaataaaattttaaaaaattttaaaaaaaatttacatttgttgACTTGACATGCAAGAATAGTTCtgttttaacatcatttattaTGATTAATTATGATTATGACAATCTCACCTTTGCAGAAACGTTCTCACACTGAGGCAGCGATACTTACATAGAACAGAGTGTACTAAGTTGTAGTCCTACAGGTAACGTCACTGATAAAGATCCTTCAAACATTCGGTAGTATTCTTGAAACCAAGCCATGAGTACATTCTGCAAAACAGTTCAGATCTTTAACCACACACTGATAGAAAATACTCGAAATCTGACAACTGTTCGCCATGATGCAACCAGTTCCAAATTTCTTGGTTCTGCCCAAAGGTGAGAAAGTCTGAACGCACTGTGGCTGGTATCACAGATTTAGGCGCTTTTGTGCCTTTGATTTCCGAGTAAGATGTAAACACTTTTATGTCCTCTTCGTGTTTCTCTAAGGATTGGTTTTGTGCCACTTTTAGCCTAATGATTTCTTCAACACGTTTACGATCGACGTCTCGTTGATTCTCGCGGGAGGATTTGTGTTTTGATGTGTCGTCTGCTTTTTTCATTACGTCGCTAACTGCGTAGTCAGCTTCCTCATCCCTGACCGACTGTAGTATTTTCTCTGCTTCTTTCCTCATTCTGACGGCTTCTGGTGGAATTGGGGTCTTTATCGGTAAAATAAGGTTGGATCttcttttgttctgttttaataATTCTGGAGATTTCAACCTTTCCCCTGAAGGAGCTGAGTGAAGATAAAGTTGTCGACATTTCTCTGAATCAGCATTAATATCTACGGGGCATCACATCCCCATTTTGCTGGCCTCTGAGAGGCTACAACGTTTCTGAAGTGTACTTTCGAGCTTCTCACCAATTCTGATTCTTGAAAATTCCGTGTGACATCTACATAAGGCTCCTGAAACAAGGCCCGAAGGTCTGTCCGGTATTTATTTTCCACAGAAGCTTTGCTCTTATCTGCCGGAAGAAGGTACATTATCCCCCGACTTACTGTGTTTCTGGTAAGAGCATCTTTGATAAGGTCTATTGGCGGCAAGTCCGGCCATTCAAACTCCAGCATTTCGGGAAGCTGATGGGCAATCTTGGCATTACTGCCATTGTGACTTTTCAGCGATACTGGTGTACTCGTGGACCGTGCAGAGAAACTGGGTGTTCGTCTTAACGGCAACATATTAACAGGTTATGGAGTTTTGTGGTTCGATAACGTGCTTTCAGCTGCGAGCTGATATCCGCGGTAGATTCTAAGTGTACATATACCAGCACCTGCCCACACACCCAACCGGAGAACCTGAAACAAAGGCGGAAAGACCTAATAGACGTTAACGAAGCCTCTATGTTCATAATCTACACAACTGTGAAAAACACTGGTAGCCAATAGATTAATTCTCTTATGACTTCTTTGTATAGCACCAGTGTTATTGCAAGAGGCAAAACTATAGAGTATGTAGCTTTCTACACTCGATGCTGACGGCTAGGCCACTCGCTACCGGcctcccatatatatatatatatatatatatatatatatatatatatatatatatatatatatatatatatatatatatatatatatatgtgtgtgtgtgtacgagAATAAATTTCATATGTGCATTCTTCAATTCACAATTGTACACACTTCTTTAGCAAACACTACTTACTGTATGTCACATTATCAGTGGCACAGCGCCTGGTTTTGAACAACCCCGAGTTAGGTGATAGACCTGGACTATGTAGGTGGAACTTACAGTCCAGTTATTATGCACCTACGAGTTCGACGACCCAAGGCAGCAGAGGGAGATATGTGGTAGAAAGGTCTGTAGTATACCGTTACTTCCAGCTCAGTCAAGCACGGAATTGGTAGTGTGAGTATTATGCTTAAGTTCATAACTAAGCCGTTGACAATCAatattgttgtatatattaatagCGTGGCTGATGTTTTAGCGCCGTCAGCCTATACGTTGTTCTCTTATCGCGGACCGGCCCAGTCAGGTCATGTGGGATTTCACGCGACATTAACTGTAGATTTGTCCACGTCATGACAGCCTGGTTGTAGACAGTACCATTATAGAGGTTGGTATTACACGAAGCGTAACTATGTCAAAGATCAAAAGGCTTAATGTGTAATGTTTATACCTGTCAATAAGCTAACAGTTAAGTGCCTTCTAATTCTCTCTGCTACCCGGAACTAAGTATCTATTTGGAAATTTGCAAGGTTAAGTGGATACAATTTGTCAGATAGTTCCCTGTCATTGCTTTTTCAACGAAACGAGATGCTTTTAAGGAGACGAATAGTTCCAagcaaaaaaatgttgtattttatttattatttccaaGCACATGCATTTTAGCAAATTTGGTGATTTGGCTTATTGTAGCATGCTTTTAGCATGGGTTTTAGTATACTGGATCGCTTTTCCATCCAAAATTTTGCACAGGTCTAGAAATTTTCGCAGCCAGTTGTCGCTTGCAGAATTTCGATGTTCTGTGATGCATCTTCCTCTGCTGTAATTCTGTTCGTGACAAATCCTTGGTTTAGTTTATAAGCCAGTAGTGCTTTATCCCGTATTCAATAAATTTACGTGAAcataaaaaatggcaaaatttctgacattttttatttgtgtttatctCATTTTCAAGTACTGTTTCTTGAATGACATTGACGCGAGTTCACGTGAGTTCACGTGAGTTTAATGTTCTAAAGATAACCTACTAGCAACAAAATCCAATACCTATAGTACTCTTACAACTAAATGCAATTAAAAAACAACAGAGAAGAAATAAATTTCGAACGAAAATTTCCTTAGGAAGAATTAGTCATACATGTGTTACTACTATATGTTTGATGCTGTAACCGATGAAACACCGCCTCAttttaatttacctcagttagggttttattataacagttcttgtaaatgttttaaaactaacAAATAATATGCTTCTTATCAATATGAATTAGGTagagttaggtaaaaaaatatgcagtgattttAACTGCATGCGATACAGTAAATGTCactgttctagaattactcaaaatgctgtattgtcatcgcatttaatatacaaacacatgaaaacaatgctggGAGACAAGGGGTAGTGTTTAGAGTTGATCTGACGTGCCTGTGCGGGATTTGCAGTCTAATATTCTGAAGACTCCCAAATCACCCCAACTTCCTGACAGTGTAGCCAATCTTGCCTTTCAAATCTTTCAAAGAATTTATACCGGCACATTTAAATTTACTCAATTCTGTGAGGAAAGTTTTACAAACTAGGTTTATCTGTATGCATATTCTGGACCACTTGTCTGGCAATGCTTACCTTATGTAAGAATAACCTTCACTGACAACAGCACATATCGCTTTCAGCATGCTGTGTCAAGCGAGTGGATTAAAACACTCATTTAAGAACACAACACACATATACtttttgaaaataactttatacagctttcttttcattttacaacacatttcaataatataacatttataataCTTTTCATTATGTTCATGCATATACAGTGTACGTAGCATCATGGGCAGGGTGGTACATTTCCACTTCATGTCATGGACATCATGACCGACTTCTACAACATAGGTTACTTTCACAGCATGGGCCACATCTACATCATGGGCCACTTCCACATTAAGGGCCACTCTCATGAAACTTCGTACACCAATTTTTTCACCCATGAATGGTTTCATCTTATGGAAAAACTTCACAGCACACACAGTGTATTAATGGAGGAAAGCCTCAGAACAAAGCTCATGAGCATGGTACCGGAGTTGTAGGCAATCACAATGAACATTGGgacaacaaagtacatgtatgtagcacgTCCATATATCGGCAAGCCGACGTCAAGAGTGGACGAAAGCTGCCAGAATCAAAGAGATCAAATCAACGGAAATATGAAATAATCcagccagtacatgtatctcttcaaCAGGCGAATACATACCTTCAAGGGATTTATGAATGCCACAAACAATTTGGCGAGATTTTTAAGTTAAAACATTTagtttttttgtacattattttccCTCTTGCACGAGAACTTTAAGCTTTCGGGCGTCACTGATACGCCTTCACTCTCAGCCTTGATGTTGTAAAATATGTCAACTTCGTACTGCTCGCGCAGCTGGCATGTACTTGTACGGCTAGAATATCACAGCCACAACTTGTCTGTAAGGTTCAGAAAGTATGACACACAAATGTGGGGCATTTTTCTGCAAAATCTTGGGTgcatattcaatttatttatgtgactgttgtttaacacagCACTCAAGTATTTGTCAGAAAAGGTTCAAGTGGAAAAGGATTAATAATCAATACGGTTGTTTGTATCTGATATCCTATACAACCAAGCCTTTTTTATGCTCTGTTGCTGTCAGACAGAAACGATTTTGACAGGAAAATTTACATTCTCCACTAAGACTGCTGTACAAATGGCAACGGACTAGGCACGTGAGAACTACTACCATGTCTACTCACAGATTACTGCTGTTTTACTGTTAGTCCCAAATACACCATCTAGAGAAAAGGCTGTTAGGAAGTGTTCACCACAGACTATAGGGAATGCAACGAGTGGTATTCAGTTTCCTTGCGGTCATTTTTGACAACGTCCGCATGGCGGATATCGTGATCATGCGGCCTGTAGTTCAAACTGTATACTAATCTGTATACTAATCTTCATGTATACGATCCTCGTTACACTGAAATGcaagaaatacatatttttctcCTTCGACTTTCGCTAACATGTGTATATCTTACACATCTATCCGGATTGTCACAAGAAACCATTGTAGACAGTTAGTaatatgcatttatatttgTCTTTAGGATAATTAACAATTGTGTCTGGAACATGGACAAGCTAAAGTGCCTAGACTCGAGTTTACTCGTTACGTGATAAGAATGTTGATTAGGTACACGCAACAACCTGCACACATCAGCCAAATAAAATCCGCATAGCTGATGTTGATCTGTCAGCGTGTAATTGTGTCTATAAAACCAACTGACTTCTACAAAACGGCGCCGAAGTCATGCCATGAAGTGTGGAGTTGAGTTACCAACACAAGGCCGCCTTCATTTTTAGCCAGAATCGTGAAGAATTCACGACATTGAAAAATAAGGATACGTGTCGTTTatggaataaatatttgtatgatTTGGAACCGATATCCTATCAGCTTATCGAATGGTGTTCTTGTAGAACGACTTTTACTTGAATAAAGTACACGATGTACACCTGTCATTTCTACAGTTATGCGTCTAACGAAGAATACTACATACAGTTGAAGAGCACGGATCAAAGTTTACTTGCGATGTTTGTTCATATTTATCAATGCAAACGTAATGCATTCTTAGGGAAATTAGCGAATATTAGAAATGTTGCGGAGAAGAAGAAAGAAatcagtcaaatttttgttgaaaacattcATTTAAAAGCTATGTCAAAATACAACCTTAAAAGTTGCATTGTGCATGCGGAATAGGCAAGGTTGAGAACAAACTAAACCTTATAATATAGACACATTCTACTGTCACCTTTCCGAATTTCAGAAGAACATCCTCTAGTTTTTGGTAACCTATTCCTTGCACAATTGTAGCTTGTATAGTTAAAAAGTAATAAGCTTAAATTTGTTGTGTGCTAAACCTATACCAGTGGGTAGCCTCCTCCGCCCGAAGATTTACTACTGGTTCATGTCGGATATCTTTCTTACACGCTTTGCCTGTAAGCCTGTATGTTCCATCTTACAAATACATCAGCACACTGTTTAATGGCTCTGAAAATGTAGAATACACACGACTAACAACTACATAGCGATTATGTATTCACAATGAGCCAATACGTCACCTATATAATGCTAGGGAATCTTGTTTACCGGCGTTTTGGGATATAGTAGTACCATCGGGTAAATAGTTTATCGTATACTGTGGTGACCAAATAGCTCTGGCAATAATCACATACTTGTTGGCCAACGTTATACTATTATTTTTCGAGGATGCAACCTGGAATACAACATTATAATATGTATCCCAGATCTAACACAACTGAAAGCTGGAAAAACCCGCTTAAAACATTTTAGCAATACCAGTGCCTTCCACAACTCGTCATTCATTATAATTTCTAATCCGTCCTCTGTAGGCAATGCAGGGCATTTTCACGATATTTATCATCTAGATATAACACTAAATTATATGAAGTCATAATAGGTGATATCACAGGAacactcaggtacatgtatatgtatatatatataacatttatcaCGATCATCAGCATTTATGATATTTTCCCTGTATGCAGGGTTTCGTTtcacaggggaggtaactggaTATGACTTCTAGATTTTATACGTTCCCTTTGTGAGATATGTAAGCTTTCCAACCATTTTTGGCATTTTGATGAGGAATCTTCAGTAACATAAATTTCTCCAGAACGTGGGTCATAGTGTTCGAATTCTTCACTGGTTGGGCTCCAAGCAACGTCATCATTCTGCTCCATGGCGTATGCCGCGCCTTCCATGACGTCTTGGAAATGTTCGAACTTTTGGAGATTCTCGGCGCTAAGGGGTAGGGATGGTCTAGAGACATGAGGGGACAAGAGGTTAAACGACTGAGCGTGGGACAAATTATTCCTTTCGCTAATACTTGATATAGAGGACATTCGACTACTCTCTGCGTTTAACTCACAAGAAGAAGTCCTGCTCACGGGATGGTTAACGACGTTAGGGCGCCGAAAAGCTCGTGGCGTGGACGAAGGCGAGTCTAACAGAATATTCTCCTTGGATTCGGCCAACACCTCTGTGCTGGCAAACTGTCGCCGTGAAAATGTTGGCGTCGATGACGGGGAAGAATGTTCACTCTGCGTGCTGTTGATGTTGTTCAAGTCACCTGCGTCGTTTAAATGTAGTCGGCGTCGGATTAACGGGGATATGCTACACACTTCTGAAGGTATCCGTCTTTTCGGTTTCTTTGCTGTTTTGGACCTGTCCGATGTGTCCACGATATCCGGGACGTAATTAGAATCTAGAAATTTTCCGCCAAGACTCTCACGTGACGGAAGATCCGGGCACGAGCTGTGACGTGAAAGGTTTGACGCTGTAGACTGTCTACGGATAAAGCCGGCAGGTGCAATATCTCCTGCGCGACTGTCGTCGTCAGTTGAGGGCGTTTCCACTTCTACTTCCATGGTAACGAGTGACTTTGAGGTGATCTCCTATTCACTCAAAGTGACATTCACTCCATTTTAGACATCATTTtctgtaaaacagaaataagaataaaaatattaattccCCCTGAAAGCAacgtttatctatttatttgactggtctaTAATgtcaaactcaagaattttttgtttatatcacGGTGCGTGTAGCAAACCATGGCCCTTCGTCACAAGCGAAGCTGTAAAAGCTGTATTGGAGggccaatatttatttatgtatttggtcATTTATCTTTTCTGATGAAGATATTTAGGTGATGAAGCAGCCAGCATACTTGTAATATATGATAACATTTTATTCATCCCATGATATCACATAAGTATTCACGTCGTGACGTCACACACGTGTTCAtcacatgacgtcacaccactTACACGTTTCTAGTTCCAGGCGGAAAGCTTTCCGCATCAGTCTGCCACTTCAAAGCAAATCAAAGATCTACCACTTTGGGCTGTTCGGGGGAAATTACTGAGGCGTTATGAGATTTACACCGGATTTCTGTCATACACACTAAATTAATCACACAACCCTAGTTTAATATGTATAGCATATACTTGATGGAGTTATACACGGCACAGTAGACACAGACCATATCAGGgaaaatacacatatacttgTCCGTGGCATTATGGTCTTCTCTACATCAGCCTGTATTGATTTTATCCGTCTGAACAACTATGATCAATCTAATCTAGTCATTCTGGTAGACCGACATTCTAAACTGCTCAGAACTCTTGCTTGGTGTCAGACATTTGATTATGGTGAAGTAAATTGTTAAGCTCTGGCGATATTTCCCCCACAGTGAGGTCATCAatacaaacaatgaaaacacaATTCTAACCACATAAAGCTTCCATGAAAGTGTCGCCACTTCCGATTAGATAATTTCAGCTGCCAAAACGTTTCCCTGGTGACGACAACAATATCTTGTTTTCTGGAGCCGGAAAAATTCCTGAAGTTTTAATATCTCAGATATGATCACCCATCatctaaaatatatattactGGCACAAAAAATGAAGACCAAAACATTTTTGCAGCAGATTGCTGTTAGAACTATCTTCTCCAGTTTAGGACTGCAATATTGCCTGCCGTGTCAGAATTTAGTCACAGATTTTGGGCAGTATGTGTTAGGCATGTCAGTACCTGTCTGACACATGAAGTCTCCTGCTTTGTCATAAATCCGCTGTCAATCCCAAGTGAACTGGAGTTTATGTATATAAAACCCACGAGCCACATTCGCAGCTCAGTTAGAGAGAGGTTAGACAGCATCATCACTGAAAGCGTCATGATGTgcaatacaatttttttcaataaCTTCTCAATCTTGGTACCTTCCTTGGCCAGCGCTCAGCATAAGTGGATAGATGAACCAATGATGCAGCAATACTGGTATTAGGGTAAGTCTGCTACAATAAGACTCTTGCAGTCTTAATAATATGGAAAGGCGTACCATCTAGGACAAATATTTATCACACTTAATATTATTACTGCGTTGTTACATTACTGTGTACAATGGTCAttattttacacattatttttCAACAGAGAAGACTTAATAAACAGAATATAGCAGGGTCAAACTGGAATGCCATATGATACAATGTTGTCGAGAAAGGTGAGTATACCAAGCCACGCGACACTTTGCGCCATATCATAGAAGCATATCAGGGGTATTTTTGGGTCAAACACTGCCAGGTTATTGTACCAAAGAGACTTAATAAACGAGCTAAACCAAAacgagcattttttttttcatactctACATCCTCGTATCTGTAATGTACCGGCATTTCACCATTACAAAGGTATGTGCAAGCAAAGGGGGAGTAACTCTAACCAGCGCAAATGTTTATGGACGATTTCGTACATTTGTGGACGACCGAATCGTTCTGAAGTCATTTTGTCATACAAGCCTACGTTTTAAAAATACAGTCACAACCATATAAAATAAGATTGTGTGGTCCACAGAGCGAAATAGTTGTCAAGGTTACAGACATGAGTTCACTGTTTGTCATTGGTCTTTAAGTCAATCTGTCTGTTCCCCGCCCCAGAGCCCGTGCAAATACTGAACGATCACGGTATTTGAATGCTAATCGATTGGTTAACATATCCATGTGTGTTAACTGTTGTATCAATATGGAAATCAGATCGTTTACAGAACTGTGCAGGCGAGATCAATCAAGGTTTTGTTAATAGTTCACAACCGACACCCGATAttgtacctgtatgtaaatAAACCCGCGGACTAAACTCACCAGCTTGTCCTTGTGCGCCATGATAAAGTCATATCTCTTGTGAGTGCTTCCTGGTGGTCGGCCTACATTTACCACACCTTTATTTACATCCAGAACCCACGAAACCTTTTATGCCCTTAGTCAGGAGAGTATTTATTCCTGATAGGTTGTGACCTGTGAATAATACGCAATAAGTGGTTTCTGCACGACTTAAAAGCCTTTAGAAGAGTGTCAGTATCAATGATACCTCATGCATGAATTCAGATCTTGAGAAAAGAACTCATGATAGgaaaataatgtaagaaatttTCCTGATTACGACGCATTTCTATGGAAGGATAAAAGAACGTCATTCCGTGTCAGATATATAGGCCACCGTGCAGGCACTAACCTATACATGCAGTTGTATGCATATGTATCTAGGGTTATGCTAATAATGGCTGGGATCGTGATGAAAACGGACCTGTATACATGTTATCTTATTATCCATAAGCGCCCAGGCCTATGTAACCGTTATGAGTAGATGTACAACCTGTTGAATGTAAATCTTATAAAACTCCGAGAGGGTGTTCATGAATCTATTTAGGCGTAGAAACAGACGTTCGCATACAAGTCGTCATCCACGCATAAAGGTTGAACCCATCGATTTTCGGGTAAGGGAACAGGAAAATAAGATAGACCGTCTTGTTTTACGTACGGGAGTTAAACAGTTCACTTCAATAACGAAATATCCACTATGGGAATTGCATGCCAATGTCAACGTTTTTCCTATTACATACCCTCTCAAATACATTGACATATATATGCAGTAACTTTCGTCCGCAAAGGGAGTCGGTAAttatttaacataaattttGCCTTCACTTAAGTTTAGGCTTGGAAAACTGTTAACACACTTCATGCATTTACAAAATAACAGCTATTTTGTGGTGGTTACGGCGCTGCTTTAATGGCAACACGTTAAAAAGGAATGTTTGGAAGGTATAGCCAGTGCCTATGTAAAACCCCGTAAGTACAATGCGAATAGTCGTATCCACTTGTAAAATGAAACGTCTAAACTGGGTCCAAAGGTACAAATCGCATGAAACAGGGTTCGCGGGCTTATATTTTCATTAGACTGTAGTTGGACTTAGTGTGTCAATCCTACAAATCGCATCATGTCAACGCAGCTTTAATGTGCAGGATACTCTCAAAGTGATAACGTAACATTTTCTGTACGCCATTGTCCACCCATGGTTGTCGTCACATGAAGCCTTTCCTTAAACCAACGACAAATGGGTAAATGAgtctatatgttacaaaaataataaaaaagagaTACAAAGAAAATATGATCTGCACTTGTACTCGCCGTGAATTGGGTCAGTTGGTTTGCATGGCATTAAAACAGGTCATATAGTTTGTGGGTTTTTCAAGTAACGTGTATGTTAAATTATATTATGCACTTTAAATCAACACCACCGAGCAATACATTTCACGCAGAATGCCATACGTGTACTCGATATAGTGGCAATGTAAAGTCTGGTGGGTTCCATAGTGTCTATTAAATGACAATATCTACGACATTTGTGAC encodes the following:
- the LOC135467393 gene encoding LOW QUALITY PROTEIN: uncharacterized protein LOC135467393 (The sequence of the model RefSeq protein was modified relative to this genomic sequence to represent the inferred CDS: inserted 1 base in 1 codon), producing the protein MLPLRRTPSFSARSTSTPVSLKSHNGSNAKIAHQLPEMLEFEWPDLPPIDLIKDALTRNTVSRGIMYLLPADKSKASVENKYRTDLRALFQEPYVDVTRNFQESELVRSSKVHFRNVVASQRPAKWGCDXPVDINADSEKCRQLYLHSAPSGERLKSPELLKQNKRRSNLILPIKTPIPPEAVRMRKEAEKILQSVRDEEADYAVSDVMKKADDTSKHKSSRENQRDVDRKRVEEIIRLKVAQNQSLEKHEEDIKVFTSYSEIKGTKAPKSVIPATVRSDFLTFGQNQEIWNWLHHGEQLSDFEYFLSVCG